The Lactobacillus sp. CBA3605 genome contains a region encoding:
- a CDS encoding DMT family transporter — protein MTRQHHLRGVLLASTACVLWGVSGVAASHLFLNNPRITAMWLTQIRMISAGLILLLCSQLGGAKPLRLLAHARDGWQVVSYGLLGLIPVQLCYFEAVKVGNAPVATIIQFLGPFIISIYFLIFKQVRPTRAEGIGMLMAFIGTLLIVTHGHLNSLAISPAVLFWGGLSAVGVATNTLIPRSLLPRFGAPTVTGWGLLIAGIFLMALQPMWRLHLTLTISEISLIGLIIVLGTVVPFWLFARSLSDILPTTASLLDAFEPLAATICSVLFLHIQLTSFDLFGGLLIILAVMVLSLNVRKMLHQLHQRLS, from the coding sequence ATGACACGTCAACATCATTTACGGGGCGTCCTTTTAGCTAGTACTGCGTGCGTTTTATGGGGCGTCTCGGGGGTCGCTGCTAGCCATTTATTTCTTAACAATCCCCGAATTACGGCGATGTGGCTCACCCAGATTCGCATGATCAGCGCTGGCCTAATTTTATTACTATGTAGTCAACTCGGCGGCGCTAAGCCCTTGCGCTTATTGGCCCATGCTCGTGACGGTTGGCAAGTCGTTAGTTACGGCTTACTCGGACTCATTCCCGTTCAACTTTGCTATTTTGAAGCCGTTAAAGTTGGCAATGCGCCAGTGGCAACCATTATTCAATTTTTAGGGCCATTTATTATTAGTATTTATTTTTTAATTTTTAAACAGGTGCGGCCGACCCGGGCCGAAGGAATTGGGATGTTAATGGCCTTTATTGGCACCCTCCTGATTGTGACCCACGGGCATTTAAATAGTCTAGCTATTTCACCCGCCGTTTTATTCTGGGGTGGCTTATCAGCCGTAGGGGTTGCAACTAATACCTTAATTCCACGCTCATTATTGCCAAGATTTGGTGCCCCCACGGTTACCGGTTGGGGCCTGCTGATTGCTGGGATTTTCTTGATGGCCTTACAACCAATGTGGCGGTTACACCTCACCTTAACTATTAGTGAGATCAGCCTGATTGGCTTAATTATTGTGCTAGGAACGGTCGTGCCATTTTGGCTATTTGCCCGTAGTTTAAGTGATATCTTGCCGACGACAGCTAGCCTACTAGATGCCTTTGAACCCTTGGCAGCGACCATTTGTTCCGTCTTGTTTTTACACATTCAACTCACTAGCTTTGATTTATTTGGGGGTCTCTTGATTATCCTGGCAGTCATGGTCTTATCGCTGAACGTTCGTAAAATGCTGCACCAACTTCATCAACGACTGAGCTAA
- a CDS encoding DUF998 domain-containing protein, translated as MKAKDFQLTIPADIGERLQLENKTTAKLIVKRGRLVVQFDESRLSIFQKRVLAWPLILALIASCGYYWFCGWQQHNYVRLTGNDSLATTIIVVGVIMGTLLFAIFFIHDRNNPNNHFAKNIYWRNFPVIVLSFALILGLVLTGSMWLLGMLFRGATFDRFTASIILFVFGIFINLAMIYFALIVDATILTTVLTLVIISGVVISMAVNDQRYWWHHNLSFLGTTDASSGWQFNATLILSALLMLALIDYLFVSLRRTFPKSRQLFVLRALLTLTAVDLGLVGVFPNNVAYHALHDQVAIFLVYFIIALIVGIRWLLPQISKDFLYLSDGVGIALVVAAVLFQVVGYFSLTVFEMVAFVMAFGWLLMLLDRIEALIDLGIESKITRGK; from the coding sequence ATGAAAGCTAAAGATTTTCAATTAACCATTCCAGCTGATATTGGCGAACGTTTGCAACTGGAAAACAAAACAACTGCGAAGTTAATCGTTAAACGGGGGCGGTTAGTCGTACAATTTGATGAATCTCGCTTAAGTATTTTTCAAAAGCGGGTTTTAGCATGGCCATTGATTCTAGCTTTGATTGCAAGTTGCGGTTATTACTGGTTTTGTGGGTGGCAACAGCACAACTATGTCCGATTAACCGGGAACGATTCACTGGCAACGACGATTATTGTCGTGGGCGTTATTATGGGAACATTGCTATTTGCCATCTTTTTTATTCACGACCGGAATAATCCGAATAATCATTTTGCTAAAAATATTTATTGGCGAAACTTTCCCGTGATTGTCCTATCCTTTGCACTGATTTTAGGGCTGGTGTTAACGGGCAGTATGTGGCTATTAGGCATGTTGTTTAGAGGAGCAACTTTTGATCGGTTTACGGCCAGTATCATTTTATTTGTGTTTGGTATTTTTATTAATTTAGCCATGATTTATTTTGCGTTAATCGTGGATGCGACCATTTTAACGACGGTATTAACTTTAGTGATTATTAGTGGCGTCGTGATTTCGATGGCAGTCAATGATCAACGTTATTGGTGGCATCATAACTTGAGCTTTTTAGGAACGACGGATGCCTCCAGTGGGTGGCAATTTAATGCGACTTTGATTTTGTCAGCGTTATTAATGTTAGCTTTAATTGATTATTTATTTGTCAGTTTACGGCGTACTTTTCCAAAGTCCCGGCAACTCTTTGTTTTAAGAGCCTTGTTGACTTTAACGGCTGTTGATTTAGGCTTAGTGGGCGTTTTTCCCAACAATGTTGCTTACCATGCCTTACATGATCAAGTTGCCATTTTTTTAGTATATTTTATTATTGCGTTAATTGTCGGGATTCGGTGGTTATTGCCACAAATCAGCAAAGACTTTTTGTATTTATCAGATGGGGTTGGTATCGCTTTGGTCGTCGCGGCCGTTCTATTTCAAGTGGTGGGCTATTTTTCATTGACCGTCTTTGAAATGGTAGCTTTTGTGATGGCCTTCGGGTGGTTGCTGATGCTGTTAGATCGGATTGAAGCGTTAATCGACTTAGGGATTGAAAGTAAGATCACACGTGGCAAATAA
- a CDS encoding response regulator transcription factor, translating into MKLLMIEDNKSVSEMMAMFFKKEQWDAHFAYEGNEAVKMFNEDVDGWDMVTLDLNLPGKDGMQVSADIRKVSPTVPIIMLTARDSESDQVLGLEMGADDYVTKPFSPITLIARIKALHRRADLGKTVTTEPAENVVSDFDVQTDHFKLNTKTREAYLADQQIADLTPKEFDLLKTLAQKPRQVFSREQLLQLVWDYEYYGDERTVDAHIKKLRQKIEKAGPQIIQTVWGVGYKFDDSGVDAK; encoded by the coding sequence ATGAAATTACTAATGATTGAAGACAATAAATCAGTTTCTGAAATGATGGCCATGTTTTTTAAAAAGGAACAGTGGGATGCCCATTTTGCCTATGAAGGTAATGAGGCAGTCAAGATGTTTAATGAAGATGTCGATGGTTGGGATATGGTGACCCTTGATTTGAACTTGCCTGGTAAAGATGGCATGCAAGTTAGTGCAGATATTCGCAAAGTTTCACCAACTGTACCAATTATTATGTTGACGGCGCGTGACTCAGAGAGTGATCAAGTTTTGGGCTTGGAAATGGGTGCTGATGATTATGTAACCAAACCGTTTTCACCAATTACATTGATTGCCAGGATTAAAGCGTTGCATCGACGTGCTGACTTAGGTAAAACCGTGACGACGGAACCGGCGGAAAATGTTGTCAGTGATTTTGATGTCCAAACCGATCATTTTAAGCTAAATACTAAAACGCGGGAAGCTTACTTGGCAGACCAGCAGATTGCTGATTTGACGCCTAAGGAGTTTGATTTATTGAAGACGCTCGCGCAAAAGCCCCGGCAAGTATTCTCGCGCGAACAACTTTTACAACTGGTTTGGGATTATGAATATTATGGGGATGAACGCACGGTTGATGCCCATATTAAAAAGTTACGGCAAAAAATTGAAAAAGCCGGTCCCCAAATCATTCAGACTGTTTGGGGGGTTGGTTATAAGTTTGACGATAGTGGAGTTGACGCTAAATGA